The Streptococcus viridans genome includes a window with the following:
- a CDS encoding DUF975 family protein has product MNIKLVRAQARQLQLQHPKVFSYFALPTFLTILASYMLTGTDITETLAHMELREGMLFLLSRQIFPAIVGFILSFLYLGATFRFLISASSKGEKNFGIFTIFQSQYFTPAFLTLFIKQVILSLWGSLLYVSQLLLTVVSYHVLAINESSSTTSTLRADTPEVQAILKLAPTMTTGLLMALVGLLLFLPFYYQYSLVELILYSRLMTGTYDGPMSILRQSKEEMKGFKSHRLVLDLSLLGWQILSFFTLGMANFYVKPYATSCQIIFYHTLLQKRMQAGSRFQQKAPDLPKSNPLD; this is encoded by the coding sequence ATGAATATCAAATTGGTTCGTGCTCAAGCTCGTCAGCTGCAATTGCAACATCCCAAAGTCTTCTCCTACTTTGCTTTGCCAACTTTCCTGACAATCCTTGCAAGTTACATGTTGACAGGGACAGACATCACTGAAACACTTGCTCACATGGAACTTAGAGAAGGGATGCTCTTTCTTCTAAGTCGGCAGATTTTCCCTGCGATTGTTGGTTTTATCCTGTCTTTTCTCTATTTAGGGGCAACTTTTCGCTTTTTGATTTCTGCCTCTAGCAAGGGAGAAAAGAACTTTGGTATCTTCACCATCTTTCAGAGCCAGTATTTTACACCTGCGTTTTTGACGCTATTCATTAAGCAAGTTATCCTGTCTTTGTGGGGGAGCCTCCTCTATGTGAGTCAACTTCTCTTAACGGTGGTCAGCTATCACGTTCTCGCTATCAATGAATCCTCCTCCACTACGTCTACCCTTAGAGCGGATACTCCAGAAGTTCAAGCAATTCTTAAGTTAGCTCCAACGATGACGACCGGCCTCTTAATGGCGCTGGTTGGGCTCCTGCTCTTCCTCCCTTTTTATTACCAGTATAGTTTGGTCGAATTGATCCTATATAGTCGACTGATGACAGGAACCTATGACGGTCCCATGTCTATCCTCCGCCAAAGTAAGGAAGAGATGAAAGGCTTTAAGAGCCACCGCCTTGTTCTTGATTTGAGTCTGCTCGGTTGGCAAATTCTATCTTTTTTCACTTTAGGAATGGCGAATTTTTATGTCAAACCTTATGCAACCAGTTGCCAAATCATCTTCTACCATACCCTCCTTCAAAAACGGATGCAGGCGGGCAGTCGCTTCCAGCAAAAGGCGCCGGATCTACCAAAGTCTAATCCACTTGATTAA
- the thrC gene encoding threonine synthase — protein sequence MTLVYQSTRDAKNTVTASQAILQGLATDGGLFTPVSYPKVDLDFDTLKDASYQEVAKLVLSAFLDDFTAEELDYCITNAYDSKFDTPAIAPLVKLDGQYNLELFHGSTIAFKDMALSILPYFMTTAAKKHGLENKIVILTATSGDTGKAAMAGFADVPGTEIIVFYPKDGVSKVQELQMTTQTGENTHVIAINGNFDDAQTNVKHMFNDVALREKLAANKLQFSSANSMNIGRLVPQIVYYVYAYAQLVKTGEIKAGDKVNFTVPTGNFGNILAAFYAKQIGLPVGKLICASNDNNVLTDFFKTRVYDKKREFKVTTSPSMDILVSSNLERLIFHLLGNDAVKTAELMTALNTQGQYELTDFDEEILDLFAAAYATEAETAAEIKRVYESDAYIEDPHTAVASAVYKKYQAATGDVAKTVIASTASPYKFPVVAVEAVTGKSGLTDFEALAQLHEISGVTVPPAVDGLETAPVRHKTTVAATDMQAAVESYLGL from the coding sequence ATGACATTAGTTTATCAATCAACGCGTGATGCGAAAAATACCGTAACAGCTAGCCAAGCGATTTTGCAAGGTTTGGCAACAGATGGCGGTTTGTTTACTCCAGTTAGCTATCCAAAGGTAGATTTGGATTTTGACACATTGAAAGACGCTTCTTACCAAGAAGTAGCTAAGCTTGTCTTGTCAGCTTTCTTGGATGACTTTACAGCAGAAGAGTTGGACTACTGTATCACCAACGCCTATGACAGCAAGTTTGATACGCCAGCCATTGCTCCTCTTGTGAAACTTGATGGGCAATACAACTTGGAATTGTTCCACGGTTCAACCATTGCCTTTAAGGATATGGCCTTGTCTATCTTGCCCTACTTTATGACAACAGCTGCCAAGAAACATGGCTTGGAAAACAAGATTGTCATCTTGACAGCGACATCTGGAGATACTGGGAAAGCTGCTATGGCAGGTTTTGCGGATGTACCAGGAACTGAAATTATCGTCTTTTATCCAAAAGACGGTGTCAGCAAGGTCCAAGAGTTGCAAATGACCACTCAAACGGGCGAAAATACCCATGTCATCGCCATTAATGGAAACTTTGACGATGCCCAAACCAATGTGAAACATATGTTCAATGATGTGGCTCTTCGTGAGAAATTGGCAGCCAACAAGCTTCAGTTCTCATCAGCTAATTCTATGAATATCGGTCGTTTGGTCCCACAGATTGTCTATTATGTTTATGCCTACGCTCAGCTTGTTAAAACTGGCGAAATTAAGGCTGGTGACAAGGTTAACTTTACTGTTCCAACAGGAAACTTTGGAAATATCTTAGCTGCCTTTTACGCAAAACAAATCGGCCTACCAGTCGGCAAGTTGATCTGTGCTTCAAATGACAACAATGTCTTGACAGACTTCTTTAAAACTCGTGTCTATGACAAGAAGCGTGAGTTCAAGGTAACCACTAGTCCATCTATGGATATCTTAGTATCTTCAAACTTGGAGCGTTTGATTTTCCATCTTTTGGGAAATGATGCGGTTAAGACAGCTGAACTCATGACTGCCTTGAATACGCAAGGTCAGTATGAGTTGACAGATTTTGATGAAGAAATCCTTGACCTTTTTGCAGCAGCATATGCGACGGAAGCAGAAACAGCAGCAGAAATCAAGCGTGTTTATGAGTCAGATGCTTATATTGAGGATCCTCATACAGCAGTTGCTTCAGCCGTATATAAAAAATACCAAGCAGCGACAGGTGATGTGGCTAAGACCGTGATTGCTTCAACAGCTAGTCCATATAAATTCCCAGTCGTTGCAGTAGAAGCTGTAACAGGGAAATCAGGCTTGACTGACTTTGAAGCTTTGGCTCAGTTGCACGAAATTTCAGGAGTGACAGTGCCACCAGCAGTTGATGGCCTCGAAACAGCTCCAGTTCGTCACAAGACAACTGTTGCGGCAACAGATATGCAGGCAGCAGTAGAATCTTATTTAGGACTTTAA
- the tgt gene encoding tRNA guanosine(34) transglycosylase Tgt codes for MTDSPIQYRLIKKEKHTGARLGEIITPHGTFPTPMFMPVGTQATVKTQSPEELKEMGSGIILANTYHLWLRPGDDLVAKAGGLHQFMNWDQPILTDSGGFQVYSLADTRNITEEGVTFKNHLNGSKMFLSPEKAISIQNNLGSDIMMSFDECPQFYQPYDYVKKSIERTSRWAERGLKAHRRPHDQGLFGIVQGAGFEDLRRQSARDLVSMDFPGYSIGGLAVGESHEEMNAVLDFTTPLLPENKPRYLMGVGAPDSLIDGVIRGVDMFDCVLPTRIARNGTCMTSQGRLVVKNAQFAEDFTPLDPECDCYTCKNYTRAYLRHLLKADETFGIRLTSYHNLYFLINLMKQVRQAIMDDNLLEFREHFVEKYGYNKSGRNF; via the coding sequence ATGACAGATTCACCGATTCAATATCGATTAATCAAAAAAGAAAAGCATACAGGAGCTCGTCTGGGAGAAATTATCACCCCCCACGGGACCTTCCCAACTCCAATGTTTATGCCTGTAGGGACTCAGGCAACCGTTAAGACCCAATCGCCAGAAGAACTCAAAGAAATGGGTTCAGGAATTATTTTGGCCAACACCTACCATCTCTGGCTTCGTCCGGGGGATGATCTAGTCGCAAAAGCAGGAGGACTGCACCAGTTCATGAACTGGGACCAGCCCATTTTGACAGATAGCGGAGGCTTCCAGGTCTATTCACTAGCGGATACCCGCAATATCACCGAAGAAGGGGTAACCTTTAAAAACCACCTCAATGGTTCGAAGATGTTCCTCTCCCCAGAAAAGGCCATTTCCATCCAAAACAATCTAGGGAGCGACATCATGATGTCCTTTGACGAATGTCCCCAGTTCTATCAACCCTACGATTATGTGAAGAAATCAATCGAACGGACCAGTCGTTGGGCAGAACGTGGGCTAAAAGCTCACCGTCGCCCTCATGATCAAGGTCTTTTCGGGATTGTCCAAGGGGCTGGCTTTGAAGACTTGCGTCGTCAGTCTGCGCGTGATCTCGTTAGCATGGACTTTCCAGGCTATTCCATCGGTGGATTAGCTGTTGGGGAAAGCCATGAAGAGATGAATGCAGTGCTTGATTTCACAACTCCTCTTTTACCGGAGAACAAGCCTCGCTACCTCATGGGAGTAGGAGCTCCAGACAGTCTGATTGATGGCGTTATTCGTGGAGTGGATATGTTTGACTGTGTCTTGCCGACGCGGATTGCTCGAAATGGTACCTGTATGACTAGTCAAGGACGCCTAGTAGTGAAAAATGCACAATTTGCAGAAGATTTTACACCGCTGGATCCTGAATGTGATTGCTATACTTGTAAGAATTACACCCGGGCTTATCTCCGACACCTCCTCAAGGCAGATGAGACCTTTGGGATTCGCTTGACTAGCTATCATAACCTCTATTTCTTGATTAACCTCATGAAGCAGGTCCGTCAAGCCATTATGGATGACAATCTCTTGGAGTTCCGTGAGCATTTCGTCGAAAAATATGGCTATAACAAATCAGGGCGGAATTTCTAG
- the polA gene encoding DNA polymerase I, with product MEKKNKLLLIDGSSVAFRAFFALYNQIDRFKNANGLHTNAVYGFNLMLSHLLERIQPTHVLVAFDAGKTTFRTEMYADYKGGRAKTPDEFREQFPFIREQLDHLGIRHYELAQYEADDIIGTLDKMAETSSVPFEVTIVSGDKDLIQLTDDNTVVEISKKGVAEFEEFTPAYLKEKMGLTPEQFIDLKALMGDKSDNIPGVTKIGEKTGIKLLLEYGSLDGIYEHIDEMKASKMKENLINDKEQAYLSKTLATIDTNAPIEIGLDDITYTGPHLENLAKFYEEMGFKQLRQALDLSGEAATPVDLDYTEVEQVTPDMLTEDSFFHFEIFGDNYHTEPIIGFAWGTKGQLYASTDTALLQTPIFKEFLEKTPLKVYDFKRAKVLLSHLGITLQKPAFDSRLAKYLLSTVEDNEISTIASLYSQIALPLDEVVYGKGAKKAIPEKAVLLEHLARKVAVLLDTEGPMVEQLQAHDQLDLLYDMEQPLAAVLAKMEIAGIKVERQTLKDMQVENEVILERLTQEIYELAGEEFNINSPKQLGVILFEKLELPLEYTKKTKTGYSTAVDVLERLAPIAPIVSKILEYRQIAKIQSTYVIGLQDWILEDGKIHTRYVQDLTQTGRLSSVDPNLQNIPIRLEQGRLIRKAFVPEEENSVLLSSDYSQIELRVLAHISGDEHLIDAFQHGADIHTSTAMRVFNIEKPEDVTPNDRRNAKAVNFGVVYGISDFGLSNNLGISRKEAKAYIETYFERYPGIKDYMERVVREARDKGYVETLFKRRREIPDINSRNFNVRGFAERTAINSPIQGSAADILKIAMIHLDQALEAGAYKTKMLLQVHDEIVLQVPTDELAAIKALVKETMESAIELAVPLEADENEGKTWYEAK from the coding sequence ATGGAAAAAAAGAACAAATTACTACTCATCGACGGGTCTTCCGTCGCTTTTCGTGCCTTTTTCGCACTCTATAATCAAATCGATCGCTTCAAAAATGCCAATGGGTTGCATACCAATGCGGTCTATGGCTTTAACCTCATGTTGAGCCATCTCTTGGAGCGCATCCAACCGACTCATGTCCTCGTTGCTTTCGATGCAGGAAAGACGACCTTTCGGACGGAGATGTATGCCGACTACAAAGGAGGTCGGGCAAAAACACCAGATGAATTCCGTGAGCAGTTCCCTTTTATTCGCGAGCAACTAGATCATTTGGGGATCCGCCATTATGAGCTAGCCCAGTATGAAGCGGATGATATTATTGGAACGCTAGATAAGATGGCGGAAACTAGCTCGGTGCCATTTGAAGTCACCATTGTCTCTGGGGATAAGGATTTGATCCAGCTGACAGATGACAATACGGTGGTTGAGATTTCCAAAAAAGGGGTAGCAGAGTTTGAGGAATTCACTCCAGCCTATCTGAAAGAAAAAATGGGTCTGACACCAGAGCAATTTATCGACCTCAAGGCCTTGATGGGAGATAAGTCGGATAATATCCCAGGTGTCACTAAGATTGGAGAAAAGACCGGGATCAAACTGCTCCTTGAGTATGGCTCTCTTGATGGCATTTACGAGCATATCGATGAGATGAAGGCTTCTAAGATGAAGGAAAACCTCATCAACGACAAGGAGCAGGCCTACCTATCCAAGACCCTGGCGACCATCGATACCAATGCACCCATTGAGATTGGTCTGGATGACATCACCTATACGGGTCCTCATCTAGAAAATCTTGCCAAGTTTTATGAGGAGATGGGCTTCAAGCAACTCCGCCAAGCCTTGGATTTAAGCGGGGAAGCAGCAACTCCTGTAGACCTTGACTATACAGAAGTCGAGCAAGTCACTCCAGATATGCTTACGGAAGATAGTTTCTTCCATTTCGAGATTTTTGGGGACAACTACCATACGGAACCCATTATCGGCTTTGCATGGGGGACCAAAGGTCAGCTCTACGCAAGTACAGATACTGCTCTTTTACAAACACCGATTTTCAAAGAATTTCTCGAAAAAACGCCCCTTAAGGTCTATGACTTTAAGCGGGCCAAGGTCTTGCTCAGCCACTTGGGCATTACCCTGCAAAAGCCGGCTTTTGATAGTCGATTGGCCAAGTATCTCTTGTCGACCGTAGAGGACAATGAAATTTCAACCATTGCGAGTCTCTATAGTCAGATTGCGCTACCGCTGGACGAAGTCGTTTATGGCAAGGGAGCCAAAAAAGCTATCCCAGAAAAGGCGGTCCTATTAGAGCATTTGGCACGAAAAGTCGCTGTTCTACTGGATACCGAGGGGCCCATGGTGGAGCAGTTGCAAGCCCATGACCAATTAGATTTGCTCTATGATATGGAGCAACCACTAGCAGCTGTTTTGGCCAAGATGGAAATCGCGGGGATCAAGGTAGAGCGCCAGACCCTCAAAGACATGCAGGTGGAAAACGAGGTGATCTTGGAGCGCTTAACTCAAGAAATCTATGAGCTTGCAGGAGAAGAGTTTAACATCAATTCTCCAAAACAATTGGGTGTCATCCTCTTTGAAAAATTGGAACTTCCTCTTGAATATACCAAAAAGACCAAAACCGGCTATTCCACAGCTGTTGATGTCTTGGAACGCCTGGCTCCAATCGCCCCGATCGTGTCTAAGATTCTTGAATACCGCCAAATTGCCAAGATTCAATCGACCTATGTCATTGGTCTTCAAGATTGGATTTTGGAAGATGGGAAGATCCATACCCGCTATGTGCAAGATTTGACGCAGACGGGACGCTTGTCCAGCGTGGATCCCAACCTGCAAAACATTCCTATCCGTTTGGAGCAAGGCCGTCTCATTCGCAAGGCCTTTGTCCCAGAAGAGGAAAACAGTGTCTTGTTGAGTTCAGACTATTCACAGATCGAATTGCGCGTCTTGGCCCATATTTCAGGAGATGAGCATTTGATTGATGCCTTTCAGCATGGGGCAGATATCCATACATCGACTGCTATGCGGGTCTTCAATATTGAAAAACCAGAAGATGTGACGCCGAATGACCGTCGCAATGCCAAGGCAGTAAACTTCGGCGTGGTTTATGGAATTTCCGATTTTGGACTGTCTAACAACCTAGGGATCAGTCGAAAAGAAGCCAAAGCCTACATTGAGACCTACTTCGAACGCTACCCTGGCATCAAGGACTATATGGAGAGAGTGGTACGGGAAGCGCGTGACAAAGGCTATGTAGAAACTCTCTTCAAGCGTCGTCGGGAAATTCCAGATATCAATTCTCGCAACTTCAATGTTCGAGGCTTTGCGGAACGGACAGCAATCAACTCACCGATCCAAGGATCGGCGGCAGATATTTTGAAAATTGCCATGATCCACTTGGACCAAGCCTTAGAAGCAGGTGCATACAAGACCAAGATGCTTCTTCAGGTTCACGATGAAATTGTTCTGCAAGTACCAACTGATGAACTTGCAGCGATCAAAGCACTTGTCAAAGAGACCATGGAATCTGCTATTGAACTTGCGGTACCACTGGAAGCCGATGAGAATGAAGGCAAAACATGGTATGAAGCCAAATAA
- a CDS encoding DUF1304 domain-containing protein, whose product MSVLTIVLASLAAFEHFYIFYLESLATHSASTSRVFNMDQEELHRPSVTALFKNQGIYNALIGVFLLYGLFIARNSEIVTIFLLFIIGAAAYGAVTSNKKIILTQGGPAIVALASLLLLG is encoded by the coding sequence ATGTCTGTCTTAACCATTGTTTTAGCAAGCCTTGCTGCTTTTGAGCATTTCTATATTTTTTATCTTGAGAGTTTAGCAACCCACTCGGCATCGACTAGTCGTGTCTTTAATATGGATCAGGAAGAATTGCATCGTCCATCTGTGACGGCTCTCTTCAAAAACCAAGGCATTTATAATGCTCTGATTGGTGTCTTCCTCCTTTACGGCCTCTTCATAGCTAGAAATAGTGAAATTGTCACGATCTTTCTGCTCTTTATTATTGGTGCAGCAGCTTATGGGGCTGTAACTTCTAATAAAAAAATCATCTTGACCCAAGGTGGTCCAGCAATAGTCGCTTTAGCCAGCCTTCTTCTGCTTGGATAA
- a CDS encoding MATE family efflux transporter gives MSRQQQMDRQILRIALPAIGENFLQMLMGMVDSYLVAQLGLVAVSGVSVAGNIITIYQAIFIALGAAVVSLLSKSMGQKNRQAIARQATESIKVTVLISLVLGTLSLCFGKELISLLGVEAAVAEAGGIYLSLVGGSILLLGLMTTFGALVRVAHNPRVPMYVSLLTNVLNALLSSILIFVFGLGIAGAALGTVLSRLLGTYLLWRQVQLPFAPFRWGLDRDLLSLALPAAGERLMMRAGDIVIIAMVAVFGTRAVAGNAIGEVLTQFNYMPAFGIATATVMLVAKNLGQNDWQGIKQITSRSFWLSFLSMFPLALTIFLFGSPLTALYTKDSGALAASLSVILFSLLGTPLTAGTVIYTAVWQGLGNARLPFYATTIGMWVIRIGSGYLMGVILGWGLPGIWAGTLLDNGFRWFFLKTLYHRTWKE, from the coding sequence GTGTCTCGTCAACAACAAATGGATCGACAAATTTTAAGGATTGCCCTCCCTGCTATCGGAGAAAATTTCTTGCAAATGCTCATGGGGATGGTAGATAGCTACTTGGTTGCTCAGTTGGGTTTAGTCGCTGTCTCGGGTGTATCCGTCGCAGGCAATATCATTACGATTTACCAAGCTATTTTTATCGCTCTTGGAGCAGCGGTTGTGAGTCTCTTGTCCAAAAGTATGGGACAAAAAAATCGGCAGGCCATAGCTCGTCAAGCCACTGAGTCTATCAAAGTAACGGTTTTAATAAGTCTTGTTTTAGGTACTTTATCCCTCTGCTTTGGCAAGGAATTGATTTCCCTCTTGGGGGTTGAAGCAGCAGTTGCAGAAGCAGGAGGGATTTACTTATCTCTTGTCGGAGGAAGTATTTTGCTTTTGGGGCTGATGACGACTTTTGGAGCCCTAGTCCGTGTGGCCCACAATCCGCGAGTACCTATGTATGTCAGTTTGTTGACCAATGTTTTAAATGCTCTGCTATCGAGCATCTTGATATTTGTTTTTGGGCTAGGCATCGCTGGGGCTGCCTTAGGAACGGTTCTCTCTCGCTTATTAGGGACTTACTTGCTCTGGCGTCAGGTTCAACTTCCCTTCGCTCCTTTTCGTTGGGGATTGGATCGAGACTTGTTATCCCTTGCCTTACCTGCTGCTGGTGAACGCCTCATGATGCGAGCAGGGGATATTGTTATCATTGCTATGGTCGCTGTTTTTGGTACAAGAGCAGTAGCTGGGAATGCCATTGGGGAAGTCTTGACCCAGTTCAACTATATGCCGGCTTTTGGGATTGCGACAGCGACAGTCATGTTGGTCGCCAAAAATTTGGGACAGAATGATTGGCAAGGGATCAAGCAAATCACCAGTCGGAGTTTCTGGCTCTCCTTTCTCTCCATGTTTCCCCTCGCCCTTACTATTTTCTTATTTGGCAGCCCTTTAACAGCCCTTTACACCAAGGATTCAGGAGCTCTTGCCGCTTCCTTATCCGTCATTTTGTTCTCCTTGCTTGGAACGCCTCTGACAGCTGGAACGGTCATCTATACGGCTGTCTGGCAAGGTCTGGGTAACGCCCGCCTTCCTTTTTATGCGACCACGATCGGCATGTGGGTGATTCGGATTGGCTCAGGTTATCTGATGGGAGTTATCCTCGGTTGGGGCTTGCCAGGTATTTGGGCAGGTACCCTCTTGGATAATGGTTTTCGCTGGTTTTTCTTAAAAACGCTCTATCATCGGACATGGAAGGAATAA
- a CDS encoding GNAT family N-acetyltransferase — protein MELRRPTLADKETILKMMAEFEETRSAHDGGFWDAEAFVYEAWLESNRDMEMGLGIPEGWVPAVQLVAFARDGQAVGFLNLRLRLSAYLLEEGGHIGYSIRPSERGKGYAKESLRQGLEVAKGKNIHRALLTCSTENPASRAVILANGGQLEDVRNGTERYWIELE, from the coding sequence ATGGAATTACGCAGACCGACTTTAGCAGATAAAGAAACCATTCTAAAGATGATGGCAGAGTTCGAAGAGACCCGATCGGCCCACGACGGCGGATTTTGGGATGCGGAAGCTTTTGTTTACGAAGCCTGGTTGGAAAGTAATCGTGACATGGAAATGGGGCTAGGAATTCCGGAAGGTTGGGTGCCTGCTGTTCAGTTAGTCGCTTTTGCAAGAGACGGTCAAGCGGTTGGCTTTCTCAATCTGCGCTTGCGCCTGAGTGCTTATCTCCTGGAGGAGGGTGGCCATATTGGCTATTCCATCCGACCGTCTGAAAGAGGCAAAGGCTACGCAAAAGAGTCCCTCCGCCAAGGCTTAGAAGTTGCTAAGGGAAAGAATATCCATCGTGCTCTCCTTACTTGTAGCACGGAGAATCCGGCTAGTCGAGCGGTCATCTTAGCTAATGGTGGCCAGTTGGAGGATGTTCGAAATGGAACGGAGCGCTATTGGATAGAGTTGGAGTAG
- the nrdG gene encoding anaerobic ribonucleoside-triphosphate reductase activating protein, translating to MTWNTPKPGEWKSEELSQGRIIDYKAFNFVDGEGVRNSLYVAGCMFHCEGCYNVATWSFKAGIPYTKELEEQIMADLAQPYVQGLTLLGGEPFLNTGILLPLVKRVKRELPEKDIWSWTGYTWEEMMLETPDKLELLSLIDILVDGRYDKSKRNLMLQFRGSSNQRIIDVQKSLKEGKVVIWDKLNDGKDSYEQVKRD from the coding sequence ATGACATGGAATACACCAAAACCAGGCGAGTGGAAGAGTGAAGAACTGAGTCAAGGGCGCATCATCGACTACAAGGCCTTTAACTTTGTGGATGGCGAAGGAGTGCGCAACTCCCTCTACGTAGCAGGTTGCATGTTTCACTGTGAGGGCTGTTACAATGTAGCGACCTGGTCTTTCAAGGCAGGCATTCCCTACACCAAAGAGTTGGAAGAGCAGATTATGGCAGATTTGGCCCAACCCTATGTTCAGGGCCTGACATTGCTTGGTGGGGAACCTTTTCTCAACACCGGCATCCTGCTGCCCTTGGTTAAGCGGGTAAAAAGAGAGTTGCCGGAAAAAGATATTTGGTCATGGACCGGCTATACCTGGGAAGAAATGATGCTGGAGACGCCGGACAAACTAGAACTGCTTTCGCTGATTGATATTCTGGTCGATGGGCGCTATGATAAGAGCAAACGCAACCTCATGTTGCAGTTTCGTGGTTCTTCCAATCAGCGGATCATTGATGTTCAAAAATCCCTCAAAGAAGGAAAAGTCGTTATCTGGGACAAGCTCAATGATGGCAAGGATTCCTATGAGCAAGTAAAAAGAGACTAG
- a CDS encoding CoA-binding protein: MAYSFRNPSDGVIKHYLETSKIIAVVGLSDREETTSHRVSKEMQERGYRIIPVNPRAAGGQILGETVYASLQEIPFPVDIVDVYRRSEFLPDVARDFIESDAKIFWAQLELENQEAEEILRGAGREDIVMNRCIKREHTRLVLGEG, encoded by the coding sequence ATGGCCTATTCATTTCGCAATCCTAGTGATGGCGTTATCAAACATTACTTAGAAACAAGCAAAATCATTGCTGTAGTTGGATTATCTGACCGTGAAGAGACGACCAGCCATCGTGTCAGCAAGGAGATGCAAGAGCGGGGCTATCGGATTATTCCCGTTAATCCTCGTGCAGCCGGTGGCCAAATCCTTGGAGAAACGGTGTACGCTAGCCTGCAGGAAATTCCTTTCCCAGTAGATATCGTCGATGTTTACCGTCGCAGTGAGTTTTTGCCAGATGTAGCGCGTGACTTTATCGAGTCGGATGCGAAGATTTTCTGGGCGCAACTAGAGCTGGAAAATCAAGAAGCAGAAGAAATCCTTCGTGGAGCTGGACGAGAAGATATCGTCATGAACCGCTGTATCAAACGCGAGCACACTCGTTTGGTCTTAGGAGAAGGATAG
- a CDS encoding HAD-IA family hydrolase: protein MTRAFIWDLDGTLLDSYEAILDGIAETYAYYSLDFDREAVHAFILQQSVQSLLEDVAREHGLDAEEMNRYRASSLREKNAQVHLMQGARDILAWAKEEGITQFVYTHKGKNAYPILDDLGILSYFQEIVTTDNGFRRKPDPEGVDYLVDKYQLDRSETYYIGDRTLDVDLADNAGIGSINFLNYKPDVNHAIRHLDDIRLYFEEEKS from the coding sequence ATGACACGAGCTTTTATTTGGGATTTGGATGGAACTCTTTTGGATTCTTATGAAGCTATTTTAGATGGGATTGCTGAGACTTATGCCTATTACTCTCTGGACTTTGACCGGGAAGCGGTCCATGCTTTTATTCTTCAACAATCTGTCCAGTCTTTGCTTGAAGACGTTGCTAGAGAACATGGCTTGGATGCGGAGGAGATGAATCGTTATCGTGCTTCTAGCTTACGTGAGAAAAACGCCCAAGTTCATCTGATGCAGGGGGCTAGAGACATTCTAGCTTGGGCTAAAGAGGAAGGAATTACCCAATTTGTCTATACCCACAAGGGGAAGAATGCTTACCCAATTCTGGATGATTTAGGGATCCTATCCTATTTCCAAGAGATTGTCACAACGGACAATGGTTTTAGGAGAAAACCAGATCCAGAAGGAGTCGATTATCTAGTGGATAAGTATCAACTGGATCGGAGCGAGACCTATTATATTGGAGATCGAACCTTGGATGTTGATCTGGCAGACAATGCAGGAATCGGGAGTATTAATTTTTTGAATTACAAGCCGGATGTCAATCATGCGATTCGTCATTTGGATGACATTCGCCTCTATTTTGAAGAAGAAAAAAGTTAA
- a CDS encoding MarR family winged helix-turn-helix transcriptional regulator, producing MSEMHDLPYQLKLADQSSTQLFEKQLGVSLTRYQMLQLLVAEAPCSQAALQEKLAIDPAALTRHFKVLEASGYVTRTRNPENQREIVVELTELARDRLLVHPPAHHLQVKGQMDQILSEKERNQLRHLLEKLVSGLEQITF from the coding sequence ATGTCAGAAATGCATGACTTGCCTTATCAGTTGAAGCTAGCTGATCAGTCTTCAACCCAATTATTTGAAAAACAATTGGGCGTTAGTCTAACTCGTTATCAGATGCTTCAGTTGTTAGTAGCAGAAGCGCCGTGTAGCCAAGCGGCCCTTCAGGAGAAACTAGCAATTGACCCTGCAGCCTTAACCCGCCACTTCAAAGTCTTAGAAGCTAGTGGCTATGTTACTCGTACTCGCAATCCAGAAAATCAACGGGAGATTGTGGTGGAACTTACGGAGCTTGCCAGAGATCGGTTGTTGGTCCATCCTCCAGCACATCATCTACAGGTAAAAGGCCAGATGGATCAGATTCTTTCTGAAAAAGAGCGGAATCAGTTGAGACACCTACTCGAAAAGTTGGTGTCTGGCCTCGAGCAAATTACATTTTAA